In Spirochaetota bacterium, the following proteins share a genomic window:
- a CDS encoding metallophosphoesterase, with amino-acid sequence MMHQFGVITSAVVLAATLLCADDKAITIGFFADAQGSDKDTVSTRHYRDSIAKVKDFVAVMNEWKPDIVVHLGDLIDTWSPVYTREISTEVARLTMPCHFVLGNHDVPRREFTNMLSRQFNSYYSFIVKGLTFIILDGNWNADGSKLEMGSHWNKVYLVRPQLEWLTLELTRAAGKAIVLIHQRIDEENAMNPHALMNAAEVRRTLENSGKVLAVFQGHDHRTGTRTVINDIPYFTIFGMVEEAYPAVSYAKVVLSITNGSISLSGAGKQPSYEATISPAAVPVMTGPSTPMNTFMLTFDSEEGFVSAKGESIVTMNAYKGGCLELAGDGSYTYKSIPISLAPRTKYRISAAVKKGFGSTNRHPSVIVYSRSQKQAIGTWAGGVANNEWSVINSTFETGDENSVTDVRLNLYNVGSTDRVWFDEIFISRSE; translated from the coding sequence ATGATGCATCAGTTCGGGGTGATCACTTCCGCTGTTGTCCTCGCCGCCACGCTCCTCTGTGCTGATGACAAAGCCATCACGATCGGCTTTTTTGCCGATGCGCAGGGCAGTGATAAAGATACCGTGAGTACGCGCCATTACCGCGATTCAATTGCAAAAGTGAAGGACTTTGTCGCCGTCATGAATGAATGGAAGCCGGACATCGTCGTTCATCTCGGCGATCTCATCGACACGTGGTCGCCTGTATATACCAGGGAGATAAGCACTGAAGTTGCACGCTTGACCATGCCGTGCCACTTCGTCCTCGGCAATCACGATGTCCCTCGAAGGGAATTCACGAACATGCTGTCCCGTCAGTTCAACAGCTATTATTCGTTCATTGTCAAAGGCCTTACCTTTATCATTCTCGACGGAAATTGGAATGCCGACGGCAGTAAATTGGAAATGGGCTCACACTGGAACAAGGTCTATCTTGTACGTCCGCAGCTTGAATGGCTTACTCTGGAGCTTACGCGCGCAGCCGGCAAGGCCATCGTTCTCATCCATCAGCGTATAGACGAGGAAAACGCAATGAACCCGCATGCGCTCATGAATGCCGCCGAGGTGCGGCGCACTCTCGAGAATTCCGGTAAAGTGCTGGCAGTATTCCAAGGCCATGATCACCGCACAGGAACACGCACGGTCATCAATGACATCCCCTACTTCACCATCTTCGGCATGGTCGAGGAGGCCTATCCTGCAGTATCGTATGCGAAAGTCGTTCTCAGCATTACCAATGGAAGCATTTCGCTTTCCGGCGCAGGAAAACAGCCGTCGTATGAAGCGACGATTTCCCCCGCCGCAGTACCCGTAATGACTGGTCCGTCAACACCGATGAATACGTTCATGCTCACGTTCGACAGCGAGGAGGGTTTCGTGTCCGCCAAAGGCGAAAGCATTGTGACGATGAACGCATATAAAGGCGGATGCCTTGAGCTTGCCGGTGACGGCAGCTATACATACAAATCGATCCCCATATCCCTTGCGCCAAGAACGAAATACCGCATATCTGCAGCGGTAAAAAAAGGCTTCGGAAGCACGAACCGACACCCCTCGGTGATAGTCTACAGCCGTTCACAAAAACAAGCCATCGGCACCTGGGCAGGAGGGGTCGCGAACAATGAATGGTCCGTCATCAACAGCACTTTCGAAACAGGTGATGAAAATTCCGTAACGGATGTAAGGCTTAATCTCTACAATGTTGGATCCACTGACAGGGTATGGTTCGACGAAATATTCATCAGCAGATCAGAATGA
- a CDS encoding DUF6259 domain-containing protein, with amino-acid sequence MKNYPIEYALRVIGPCIAALCMLGGSALSGANLRIIEHDRSFTAVTERLEATFADGMIVHLVDRRTGEIIADKARADNAVPAGMGCLNNDIPSMSKLHVPWGSTALKQQLPIGMGMPNYRRPNSRSVYRLEMKENRARVAWTGLSNGKDFYPNDALTIVVGIDARGALTVQTSGASADAGVFGATTPLINIDPNATFILAQFGGMEFDRTTQGPALMPFLGSPFYEVPVMAFEVANSSVGMWIEDDTFRTFAAFFNFSGDSFGFSFEQLNLMPFEPYKNIENKAVKLDCFANGDWRSAMTPYRDWYRDLFKGELRVRDSITWARDINVIVDASPFDANALSAVAALFPKEAVMFHDWNARKPKFDTELPDWTPRNDFIEQVQRIRSFGFRTMAYVNTYCVNYNSAVWKKDGISEFFLTRKSSPYKYKGSASTGDVSDLAIGTINYAQGEDQFKGMKDGQIVYGDPLSKRWREYHANMMKWWNTTTGCDANYEDTAGTTGDFGNGTLDGLMAGQGAVAQMRKLQEINPSVPMASEYGPSAIAFAVTWALNYVQMWGNQEFRQYRLHRQHPVGAFLFGNRQWIPYIRSGNDFMRHLATGCSDALNGMGMMASSAAMQDSMGFMGHMVYRSRLFAELGLKPYFPDGRFAKHIRSMYKDKNGKLYSYYDDGKLQQLLGPDGKSLYGRIDGLDRIATELALPNWPLYADGLIFGLDPNQNYALFPRSSSVSTAIRISALPDGISLGKYYETPEGVFLELRSNVNRTGTADVAIAFNHDYKHLYVNDEELPFSRSLTLKGEFPLRMQAVHAGKKRTMNEQFSGAMMSRSISASGIVEANAPPGTGIIVAEGVSRKAMMYNNAQTDFLVVVPTADTSIVTYVQNKSATYGNGTIVRLFINGKLMREFDCQVRNEPVPGAKPRFTLDTKIRKWTVPLGTYIGRTVWITLLSDGKGDSNSDQQWWTTPILISDAAQKNEEVVESGKDPK; translated from the coding sequence ATGAAAAACTATCCTATTGAATACGCACTGCGGGTGATCGGGCCGTGCATTGCAGCGCTCTGCATGCTCGGGGGCAGCGCATTGTCCGGTGCGAATTTAAGGATCATCGAACATGACCGTTCGTTCACTGCCGTTACCGAACGGCTTGAAGCGACGTTCGCGGACGGCATGATCGTTCATCTCGTGGATCGCAGGACCGGCGAGATTATCGCGGACAAGGCCCGTGCAGACAACGCAGTGCCGGCGGGCATGGGCTGTTTGAATAACGATATCCCTTCCATGAGCAAGCTGCATGTGCCGTGGGGCTCGACTGCTTTGAAACAGCAATTACCCATTGGCATGGGAATGCCGAATTATCGTCGCCCGAATTCACGGTCCGTATACAGACTTGAAATGAAAGAGAACAGGGCTCGCGTCGCATGGACGGGATTGTCGAACGGCAAGGACTTCTATCCTAACGATGCATTGACGATCGTGGTCGGCATTGACGCCCGGGGAGCATTGACCGTCCAAACGAGCGGCGCATCGGCTGATGCCGGGGTTTTCGGCGCGACCACACCGCTTATCAATATCGATCCGAATGCCACGTTCATCCTTGCGCAATTCGGCGGCATGGAATTCGATCGCACAACGCAGGGGCCGGCACTTATGCCGTTCCTCGGTTCGCCCTTTTACGAGGTGCCGGTGATGGCGTTCGAAGTCGCGAATTCCTCTGTGGGCATGTGGATAGAAGATGATACATTCAGGACATTTGCCGCTTTTTTTAATTTTTCGGGGGACAGTTTCGGTTTTTCATTTGAGCAGTTGAATCTGATGCCGTTCGAGCCGTACAAAAATATCGAAAATAAAGCGGTCAAGCTGGACTGCTTTGCCAACGGCGATTGGAGATCGGCGATGACGCCCTATCGCGACTGGTACCGGGATCTTTTCAAAGGAGAGCTGCGCGTCCGCGATTCCATCACATGGGCGCGGGATATCAATGTCATCGTGGACGCGAGCCCGTTCGATGCAAATGCCCTGTCGGCAGTGGCTGCATTATTCCCGAAAGAAGCGGTGATGTTCCACGACTGGAATGCGCGCAAGCCGAAATTCGATACCGAACTCCCTGACTGGACGCCGCGGAACGATTTTATCGAACAGGTGCAGAGGATACGGTCGTTCGGCTTCCGGACAATGGCGTATGTTAATACCTACTGTGTGAATTATAATTCGGCTGTTTGGAAAAAAGACGGCATATCTGAATTCTTTTTAACGCGGAAAAGTTCACCGTATAAATACAAGGGCTCTGCGAGCACCGGCGATGTAAGCGATCTTGCGATAGGCACCATCAACTACGCACAGGGCGAAGATCAGTTCAAGGGAATGAAAGACGGCCAGATCGTGTACGGCGATCCGCTCTCGAAACGCTGGCGTGAGTACCATGCGAACATGATGAAATGGTGGAATACGACCACCGGATGCGATGCGAACTACGAAGATACTGCAGGGACAACGGGAGATTTCGGCAACGGCACGCTCGATGGCCTGATGGCAGGACAAGGAGCCGTTGCGCAGATGCGGAAGCTGCAGGAAATAAATCCATCGGTACCCATGGCATCGGAATACGGTCCATCCGCGATCGCGTTCGCGGTGACATGGGCTTTGAACTATGTGCAGATGTGGGGTAATCAGGAGTTCAGGCAATACCGCCTGCATCGTCAGCATCCGGTCGGGGCCTTCCTTTTCGGCAATCGTCAGTGGATACCGTACATTCGTTCCGGGAATGACTTCATGCGTCATCTTGCAACGGGATGCTCAGATGCACTGAACGGCATGGGAATGATGGCCTCAAGTGCGGCAATGCAGGACAGTATGGGCTTCATGGGGCACATGGTGTACCGTTCGCGCCTCTTTGCGGAGCTTGGACTGAAGCCGTATTTCCCGGATGGGCGCTTCGCGAAGCATATCAGGAGCATGTACAAGGATAAGAACGGCAAGCTGTACAGCTATTATGATGACGGGAAATTACAGCAACTGCTCGGGCCTGACGGAAAATCGCTTTACGGCAGGATAGACGGTCTCGACCGGATCGCGACCGAGCTTGCCCTGCCGAACTGGCCCCTGTACGCCGACGGGTTGATATTCGGTCTGGACCCGAATCAGAATTACGCGCTATTCCCGAGATCAAGCTCCGTATCAACGGCAATACGCATCAGTGCGCTGCCCGACGGCATCTCACTGGGGAAGTATTATGAGACCCCGGAGGGCGTATTCCTTGAGCTGCGATCGAACGTGAACAGAACCGGAACAGCAGACGTTGCCATCGCATTCAACCATGATTATAAGCATCTCTATGTGAATGATGAGGAGCTTCCGTTCTCAAGGTCATTGACGCTGAAAGGCGAATTTCCATTGCGAATGCAGGCGGTGCATGCAGGTAAAAAGCGAACAATGAACGAGCAGTTCTCCGGGGCGATGATGTCCCGGTCGATCAGCGCAAGCGGCATCGTGGAAGCGAATGCACCTCCGGGGACCGGTATCATCGTCGCCGAGGGGGTCTCGCGCAAGGCCATGATGTATAATAATGCCCAGACGGATTTCCTTGTTGTGGTCCCGACAGCAGACACATCGATCGTTACCTATGTTCAAAACAAGTCAGCAACATACGGCAACGGGACGATCGTGCGATTATTCATTAACGGAAAACTGATGCGGGAATTCGATTGCCAAGTGAGGAATGAACCTGTACCGGGGGCAAAGCCGCGTTTCACTTTGGATACCAAGATACGCAAGTGGACGGTACCGCTCGGCACGTATATCGGAAGAACGGTATGGATCACGCTGCTCTCCGACGGGAAAGGGGACAGCAACTCCGACCAGCAATGGTGGACGACGCCGATACTGATCAGTGATGCGGCGCAGAAGAACGAAGAAGTCGTAGAGTCGGGAAAGGATCCTAAATGA
- a CDS encoding substrate-binding domain-containing protein: MYHKKASTEKGPSLLTTVKSGRIAAQLKTDIASGVYGESIPGSRMLAGKYRANFKTINKAISRLVADGTLYHVRGKGAFIRRPPRGAGGIIGMFMRVSGHLYLDMASALIGKVQEAGFLPVVNEITPDGFRINFLSYISRLVEHDPYAFVIEGVGGNINFTHLKNMRHKLQNLIFGHICEHGYDFDATYILADYQAGGYCAAKHLIELGHSRIAFVGSETRFTPAQYRLTSQYHALRGFKQALREHDLSEQHILLESLVSPEHIASQWRGLLTIKDRPTALVVFADHRIVRAMPVIRSLKLSVPRDLALVGFFDTPWCSILDVPLTSISIDEKRIGTMIAERIIKGDFTKERIMVPPRLVVRSSCGSLKGISTPHEVHNEKLSY; encoded by the coding sequence ATGTACCATAAAAAAGCAAGCACAGAAAAAGGGCCGTCGCTGCTGACGACGGTCAAGTCGGGCCGTATTGCGGCGCAGCTGAAGACCGACATAGCGAGCGGCGTATACGGCGAATCGATACCCGGCTCACGCATGCTTGCCGGAAAGTATCGGGCGAATTTCAAGACCATAAACAAGGCGATATCACGTCTCGTCGCCGACGGCACGCTCTATCACGTACGCGGTAAAGGGGCGTTCATACGGCGCCCGCCGCGCGGCGCCGGGGGCATCATCGGCATGTTCATGCGCGTGAGCGGGCACCTGTATCTCGACATGGCAAGCGCGCTAATCGGGAAGGTACAGGAGGCAGGGTTCCTCCCGGTGGTCAATGAGATAACCCCGGATGGATTTCGCATCAATTTTTTGAGCTATATCAGCCGGCTTGTCGAGCACGATCCCTATGCATTCGTCATCGAGGGTGTGGGAGGGAACATTAACTTTACCCATCTGAAGAACATGCGCCACAAACTGCAGAATCTCATATTCGGACATATCTGCGAGCACGGCTACGATTTTGATGCGACGTATATTCTTGCGGACTATCAAGCCGGCGGATATTGTGCAGCGAAGCATCTTATCGAGCTCGGGCACTCGCGCATTGCATTCGTCGGAAGTGAAACGAGATTCACCCCGGCGCAGTATCGCCTGACCAGCCAATATCATGCTTTGCGCGGATTCAAACAGGCATTGCGGGAGCATGATCTGTCGGAACAACACATACTGCTTGAATCGCTCGTTTCGCCGGAGCATATTGCCTCCCAATGGCGCGGGCTTCTCACCATAAAGGACAGACCGACCGCTCTTGTCGTATTCGCCGATCACCGCATCGTCAGGGCAATGCCGGTCATACGATCGCTTAAGCTCAGCGTTCCGCGCGACCTTGCGCTCGTCGGCTTTTTTGACACGCCGTGGTGCAGCATCCTTGACGTTCCTCTCACGAGCATTTCCATCGATGAGAAGCGCATAGGCACAATGATCGCTGAGCGGATCATCAAAGGCGATTTTACGAAGGAGCGCATCATGGTGCCGCCGCGCCTTGTCGTACGATCATCATGCGGTTCATTGAAGGGGATATCTACTCCACATGAGGTGCACAATGAAAAACTATCCTATTGA
- a CDS encoding DUF3820 family protein: MQGKDLIDAVEQEMPFGKYKGRKLIDIPEEYLVWMNGKGFPKSKIGQQLALIYEVKLNGLEDMAIAACKARPNDSGSHT, from the coding sequence ATGCAGGGAAAGGACCTCATCGACGCTGTAGAGCAGGAAATGCCGTTCGGCAAATATAAAGGCCGAAAGCTCATCGATATCCCCGAGGAGTATCTTGTCTGGATGAACGGCAAGGGTTTCCCTAAAAGCAAGATCGGACAGCAGCTTGCGCTTATCTATGAGGTGAAGCTCAATGGACTGGAAGACATGGCGATCGCCGCATGCAAGGCACGGCCGAATGACAGCGGTTCGCACACTTGA